From Hydractinia symbiolongicarpus strain clone_291-10 chromosome 12, HSymV2.1, whole genome shotgun sequence, one genomic window encodes:
- the LOC130622371 gene encoding putative transporter AmpG 1 yields the protein MLSQTELLQWKKKRTSTFLVFVVFYFLIGLELGCINATLWIYVSTLLKTGNDKLYYGLITAAFYVPSLFFPPIVTRFVDKTRRMKLCFIGVLCLSIAGSILYPIHTSPVFPLAGRFLSGFNIAFAPVIISEVARSFTSKELMQRIPLLNGIIMIGYAFGPCVSILFINIDFWIGEIHITYANVIGPVLFLISVAILLSVVFLSYDLSREYDMKRDTTEVNEYTSSKPSRSESTMDIMKRILQTADALLIITLSVFYGIVDQIMFRVLPILIIDKLNFSYAFLNWSFVALSALSTALVLVLVCWKMSDKQLYYTGLVSVISIMIVTSLQLLTYHKVGNEKTWYLWIIITLFALILFLLSDQAFSVVICAKLAFSYNQGFIEGVRTFAVQSGRIIGGLLIGVYFEYMNVFYIGINVVLILFLFVMISRRRSLSNPVPVI from the coding sequence ATGCTATCTCAAACTGAATTGTTACAATGGAAAAAGAAACGAACATCaacatttttagtttttgtagttttttattttcttattggtCTCGAACTGGGTTGCATCAACGCAACATTGTGGATATATGTTTCAACACTTCTTAAAACTGGAAACGACAAGTTATATTATGGTTTAATAACTGCTGCATTTTACGTTCCATCCTTGTTTTTCCCACCTATTGTGACCAGATTTGTCGATAAAACACGGAGAATGAAATTATGTTTCATTGGGGTATTGTGTTTATCCATTGCTGGTAGCATTTTGTATCCAATACATACGTCACCAGTATTTCCATTAGCCGGACGTTTCTTGAGTGGCTTTAACATTGCATTTGCGCCAGTTATAATTTCAGAAGTAGCAAGGTCTTTCACAAGCAAAGAATTAATGCAGCGAATCCCATTGTTAAACGGAATCATCATGATTGGTTATGCGTTTGGACCTTGTGTTTCAATTTTGTTCATAAATATAGACTTctggattggtgaaattcataTAACGTACGCAAACGTAATTGGGCCagttcttttcttaatttctgTTGCTATTCTTTTATCTGTCGTATTTCTATCTTATGATCTCTCGCGAGAGTATGACATGAAGCGAGACACTACGGAAGTCAACGAATATACCAGCAGCAAGCCTTCTCGCTCTGAATCCACCATGGACATAATGAAAAGAATTCTACAAACTGCAGATGCATTGCTGATTATAACACTATCAGTGTTTTACGGCATCGTTGATCAAATAATGTTTCGCGTACTACCTATACTAATCATAGACAAGTTGAATTTTAGCTATGCCTTCTTAAACTGGTCTTTTGTTGCTCTATCAGCTTTAAGCACAGCTCTCGTCTTAGTTCTAGTATGTTGGAAAATGTCTGACAAACAGTTATATTATACTGGTCTAGTAAGCGTAATATCGATAATGATCGTAACTTCGCTACAGCTTCTAACTTATCATAAAGTCGGGAACGAAAAGACGTGGTATTTATGGATAATAATAACTTTATTCGCTTTAATCCTCTTCCTTCTTTCCGATCAAGCATTTAGTGTTGTTATATGTGCGAAACTTGCATTTTCATATAATCAAGGTTTTATCGAAGGCGTTCGAACATTTGCCGTTCAAAGTGGTCGCATTATTGGGGGCTTACTAATCGGCGTGTACTTTGAATATATGAATGTATTTTACATTGGTATTAATGTTGTATTAATTTTGTTCCTGTTTGTTATGATTTCTAGAAGAAGATCACTTTCAAACCCGGTACCCGTTatctaa